The following is a genomic window from Sphingorhabdus sp. Alg231-15.
CTCACGCTCGACGATCAGGAGAGCTTTGCCAAACTGTCCACCCAGCTTCTCGAACATCTCGACCTGATCAACAGTGATGATGAAGCTTCAGAATCCGACGACAATGATGACGAATCCGATGACGACAGCGAAGATCAGGAAGACGATGGCGCGGATGATGAAGCGACCGGCGATCAAGGCCAACAGGATATGCGTTCCGAACAGTCCGAAGATGACGCGCAGGAAAGCGAGAGTGAGTTAAACGCCGACGATCTTGAAGAAGGTGCAGAAGAGGAAATGGGCGATGCTGGTGACGATGGCATGATGCCAGTCCGCCCCAATCGCCCAATGTCAGACCTTCCACCAGGTTTCGACTATGCGCCATGGACCGAAAAATATGACGAGATAATAAGCGCCACCGAACTGTGCGATGAGGAAGAACTCACTCGGCTGCGCGCCTTTCTCGATCAGCAATTGACCAATTTACAGGGCGCGGTCACAAAACTTGCCAATCGCCTGCAACGCCGCCTTATGGCGCAGCAGAACCGCAGCTGGGATTTTGATCAGGAAGAAGGCATGCTGGATGCCGCCCGCCTGGCCCGCGTAGTCAGCAATCCCGCGCACAGCCTGTCCTACAAGATCGAACGCGAAACCGATTTTCGCGATACGGTCGTCACCCTTTTGATAGACAATAGCGGTTCTATGCGGGGACGCCCGATCAGCATTGCCGCGATAAGCGCCGACATTATGGCGCGCACGCTTGAACGCTGCGGCGTAAAAACCGAAATACTTGGCTTTACCACCCGCGCGTGGAAAGGCGGTCAGTGCCGCGAAAGCTGGCTGGCGGCAGATCGCCCGGCCAATCCCGGGCGGCTTAATGACTTGCGCCACATCATTTACAAGCAGGCGGACGAACCCTGGCGGCGAGCGCGCAAAAATCTCGGCCTGATGATGCGCGAAGGCCTGCTCAAGGAAAATATCGACGGCGAAGCGTTGCTCTGGGCGCATAGCCGACTGATCGCAAGACCCGAAGAACGCCGCATATTGATGGTCATTTCCGACGGGGCGCCAGTGGATGACTCAACCCTTTCGGTGAACCATGGCGCTTATCTGGAAAATCATCTGCGTAAAGTGATCGACTGGATCGAAAGCCGTTCACCGGTACAATTGGTTGCCATCGGTATCGGCCATGATGTGACCCGCTATTACAAGCGCGCTGTCACCATAATGGACGCGGAACAACTGGGTGGAACCATGGTCGAACAACTGGCCGGCCTTTTCGATGAGGAAACAAAATGAACGTATCCGAAGCTGTCAAATCCCGCCGCTCCGTCCGCCAGTTTCTCGACAAACCCGTCGACCAGAAAACGCTCCAGAATATCCTCGAAACCGCTTCGCGTTCGCCATCAGGCGGCAACACTCAGCCATGGAATGCCGTAGTTGTGGGTGGCGATGAGCTGACACGCATTGCAGAGGCCATAAAGGCCAAAGTTCCTACCGCTCCGGCTGGCGAGAATATGGAATATGATATTTATCCCAAAGACCTGGAAGGGCGCTACGAAGAGCAGCGCAAGGGCGTTGGCAAGGCGATGTTCGATTCCCTGAAGATTCCAAGAGAAGACGGCGGCGCACGGATCAAGCAGATGATGGCCAATTGGGACAGTTTCGGTGCGCCTGTGCAGCTGTTCACCTACACCCGTAAATATATGGGGCCACCGCAATGGTCGGATATGGGCATGTGGCTGCAGACAGTAATGCTGCTATTGCGCGAAGAAGGACTCGACAGCTGTCCACAAGAAATCTGGGCTATGTATGGCACCTATATGCGCGAGCTGCTCGATATTGATGATGACCATATCTTTTTCTGCGGCATGGCGATTGGTTATCGTGATCCCGATGCACCGATTAACAATTTTGAGGTTCCGCGCGTCTCGTTGGCCGAAACTGTAAAATTTCGCGGATTTTGATTCCGCTAAAATACTGATTTAAAAAGATATTATTATCAAGTGTCTCATAAGGTGACATTTGTCACCAGTTTCTCACGCCTGTGTCGATAAATTACTATACCAGACTCGGAAATGTCGCTTATGAACATATTCGAGGGGAAAATCGGGTCGCAATAAGAACAGCTTAACCGTTATGGATAGGCTGTCCTGATTATTGTGGGGTATATATGATCGGTCCGAAAAATTTTCGATTGCCGCTTTTGGCATTGCTTCCGCTATGGATCGCGACGTCGTCAGCTGCCTATGCGCAAGGTACGCCGGTCGCATTGCGTGATAGCTTTCCGATCGGGTCCGGTGACGGTACCCTGTGTCAGGTTCAGGACCGCAGTCTCGAAAACAAAACCAAGCAGAGTATTTTTGACCGCAGTTGGGCCGTAGTCTGCCGTGACTCGGCGCGACCAGTTGGTCATGTTTACGCGTTCCGTTCGCCCGACGATGATGTGCTGGCCCGCATTGCTCAACATCGTAAGGATTCCATCGCATGCGATGGCGAAGACACAGTGGATGGTCTGGCTAGAAAAACGTGCAAGCTGACCGATGAACCCGTCGGCTATTCCATCTTTAGGAAACAACGCGGTAATATATCTTATGTTGCCGAAGGCCTTAGTGCTTATGACAGCGCAACTTTGTTGGCGCTCAAATCAATCATGGCCGACAAGATTGTCAAAGGCAAAATCGACGTTGCTTCAACATCGATTGAAGATCCATTTGCCTTTGCGCGCGTTCAGGCCCTGACGCTTAAGCCCGAACAAGCGCTGGCAGAAGGATATCGCCGCAATCTGAGCGGAAACTATGCCGAAGCCGCTGCATTTTTTGAAACATTACAACAGCGCACCACCGGCCTTGACGATCAGGATATCAACCCAGAAGAATATTATATTAACCGTGCATTGCAGAAATCAAACCTTGGTGAATTTGCCGAAGCCGACGAGCTATTCGCACAGGCCCGGTCGGTCATGTCTGACAATGTCATAAACCAGAAACTATTGCGCAATTTTGAAGGCATGCATTTGCTCAACCAGGGACGCTATGAAGAAGCTGTCGAGAGAATCAATCTGCCTATCAAAGCGAACAAAATTCAAAAGGAAGCGCTTGCAACCAGCCTGACCATTACTACTCCGATCGCGACCCGGATTAATGGTGACAATACGACCGCCAATCTGCTTGGCTTCAACGATGAACTCAAATTGACTACGGCAGAACGCTCTGAGATTATTGATGCACAGGCATTGCAATTAATCGGCACTGCGCAACGCATCCGGGGGGAAGATGCCGCAGCCCAAGCCTCGCTGACGACCGCTTATAATCAGGCAGTCGCGATCCGCGATGGCCGGGTGACGTCGATCACCCGGCTGCGGACGCAGATATTGTCAGAACTGGCTCTGATTGCCGAAAATCAGGGCGAATATAGCAATGCCGAACAATTGTTGCGCAATGCCCTCGAACTCGTCGAAATCCAATATCCAGAAACACGCGCGGTCAACGGAGCGAAGGCCAAACTGGCCAGCTATCTATTGCGCCGCGGTAAACAGGATGAAG
Proteins encoded in this region:
- a CDS encoding nitroreductase family protein, giving the protein MNVSEAVKSRRSVRQFLDKPVDQKTLQNILETASRSPSGGNTQPWNAVVVGGDELTRIAEAIKAKVPTAPAGENMEYDIYPKDLEGRYEEQRKGVGKAMFDSLKIPREDGGARIKQMMANWDSFGAPVQLFTYTRKYMGPPQWSDMGMWLQTVMLLLREEGLDSCPQEIWAMYGTYMRELLDIDDDHIFFCGMAIGYRDPDAPINNFEVPRVSLAETVKFRGF
- the cobT gene encoding cobaltochelatase subunit CobT: MADRSKLDDLKDVLGGAARAMSHEPEVELAYTAEAPSQSGQHLKVPMPARDLPSDQVAQARGFADSFALKLRYHDENRHRKNAPQEAIARACFDALEQVRTDALGSRNMKGVNGNLDAALEMRMRSDPISRAQNRDEVPISTAIALLAREKLTGEAPPESTLKGLEMLREWIEEGAGADLDGLNLTLDDQESFAKLSTQLLEHLDLINSDDEASESDDNDDESDDDSEDQEDDGADDEATGDQGQQDMRSEQSEDDAQESESELNADDLEEGAEEEMGDAGDDGMMPVRPNRPMSDLPPGFDYAPWTEKYDEIISATELCDEEELTRLRAFLDQQLTNLQGAVTKLANRLQRRLMAQQNRSWDFDQEEGMLDAARLARVVSNPAHSLSYKIERETDFRDTVVTLLIDNSGSMRGRPISIAAISADIMARTLERCGVKTEILGFTTRAWKGGQCRESWLAADRPANPGRLNDLRHIIYKQADEPWRRARKNLGLMMREGLLKENIDGEALLWAHSRLIARPEERRILMVISDGAPVDDSTLSVNHGAYLENHLRKVIDWIESRSPVQLVAIGIGHDVTRYYKRAVTIMDAEQLGGTMVEQLAGLFDEETK